Proteins encoded in a region of the Pseudomonas shahriarae genome:
- a CDS encoding class I SAM-dependent methyltransferase has product MTSTAHTQVVQKQFGEQASAYLSSAVHAQGTEFALLQAELAGQGAARLLDLGCGAGHVSFHVAPLVKEVVAYDLSQQMLDVVAAAAVERGLDNIRTLHGAAERLPFADGEFDFVFSRYSAHHWSDLGLALREVRRVLKPGGVAAFVDVLSPGSPLLDTYLQTVEVLRDTSHVRDYCAGEWMRQLNEAGLHVRNSSRQRLRLEYTSWVERMRTPPVLRAAILALQQAMGQEVRDYYEIQADGTFSTDVLVVFAER; this is encoded by the coding sequence ATGACCAGCACCGCCCACACCCAAGTCGTGCAAAAACAATTCGGCGAACAGGCCTCGGCCTACCTGAGCAGTGCCGTGCACGCCCAGGGCACCGAGTTCGCACTGCTGCAGGCCGAACTGGCCGGGCAGGGCGCGGCACGCCTGCTGGACCTGGGCTGTGGCGCCGGTCACGTGAGTTTCCATGTAGCACCGCTGGTCAAGGAAGTGGTGGCCTACGACCTGTCCCAGCAGATGCTCGACGTGGTCGCCGCGGCGGCCGTGGAGCGCGGCCTGGACAACATCCGCACCCTGCACGGCGCCGCCGAGCGCCTGCCATTCGCCGATGGCGAGTTCGACTTCGTGTTCAGCCGCTACTCGGCCCATCACTGGAGCGACCTCGGCCTGGCCCTGCGCGAAGTGCGCCGGGTGCTCAAGCCGGGCGGCGTGGCGGCGTTTGTCGATGTCTTGTCACCGGGCAGCCCGCTGTTGGACACTTACCTGCAAACCGTCGAAGTGCTGCGCGACACCAGCCATGTGCGCGATTATTGCGCCGGCGAGTGGATGCGCCAGCTCAACGAAGCCGGCCTGCATGTGCGCAACAGCAGTCGCCAGCGCCTGCGCCTGGAATACACCTCGTGGGTCGAACGCATGCGCACCCCGCCCGTATTGCGCGCAGCAATCCTGGCGTTGCAGCAGGCGATGGGCCAGGAAGTGCGCGATTACTATGAAATTCAAGCCGACGGCACCTTCAGCACCGACGTGCTGGTGGTGTTCGCTGAGCGCTGA
- the leuB gene encoding 3-isopropylmalate dehydrogenase encodes MSKQILILPGDGIGPEIMAEAVKVLELANSKYSLGFELSHDVIGGAAIDKHGVPLADETLDRARAADAVLLGAVGGPKWDKIERDIRPERGLLKIRAQLGLFGNLRPAILYPQLADASSLKPEVVAGLDILIVRELTGGIYFGSPRGVRELENGERQAYDTLPYSESEIRRIARVGFDMARVRGKKVCSVDKANVLASSQLWREIVEEVAKDYPDVELSHMYVDNAAMQLVRAPKQFDVIVTDNLFGDILSDQASMLTGSIGMLPSASLDTNNKGMYEPCHGSAPDIAGQGIANPLATILSVSMMLRYSFNLSAAADAIEQAVSLVLDQGLRTGDIWSQGCTKVGTQEMGDAVVAALRNL; translated from the coding sequence ATGAGCAAGCAGATTCTGATTCTCCCTGGCGACGGTATTGGCCCGGAAATCATGGCCGAAGCGGTCAAGGTCCTGGAATTGGCCAACAGCAAGTACAGCCTGGGCTTTGAATTGAGCCACGACGTGATCGGCGGCGCCGCCATCGACAAGCACGGCGTGCCCCTGGCCGATGAAACCCTCGACCGCGCCCGAGCTGCCGACGCCGTGCTGCTCGGCGCCGTGGGCGGGCCGAAATGGGACAAGATCGAACGCGACATCCGCCCAGAACGCGGCCTGCTGAAGATCCGTGCGCAACTGGGCCTGTTCGGTAACCTGCGCCCGGCGATCCTCTATCCGCAACTGGCCGACGCGTCGAGCCTCAAGCCGGAAGTGGTGGCGGGCCTGGATATCCTGATCGTGCGTGAGCTGACCGGTGGCATCTACTTTGGCTCGCCACGGGGCGTGCGTGAGCTGGAGAATGGCGAGCGCCAGGCCTACGACACCCTGCCGTACAGCGAGAGCGAAATCCGCCGCATCGCCCGTGTCGGTTTCGACATGGCCCGTGTGCGTGGCAAGAAGGTCTGCTCGGTGGACAAGGCCAACGTCCTGGCGTCCAGCCAACTGTGGCGCGAAATCGTCGAAGAAGTGGCCAAGGATTACCCGGACGTCGAGCTGAGCCACATGTATGTGGATAACGCCGCCATGCAACTGGTGCGTGCGCCCAAGCAGTTCGACGTGATCGTCACCGACAACCTGTTTGGCGACATCCTGTCCGACCAGGCTTCGATGCTCACCGGTTCCATCGGCATGCTGCCGTCGGCGTCCCTGGACACCAACAACAAGGGCATGTACGAGCCGTGCCACGGTTCGGCGCCGGACATCGCGGGCCAGGGCATTGCCAACCCGTTGGCGACCATTTTGTCGGTGTCGATGATGTTGCGCTACAGCTTCAACCTGAGCGCAGCGGCGGATGCCATCGAGCAGGCGGTGAGCCTGGTGCTGGACCAGGGCCTGCGTACCGGCGACATCTGGTCACAGGGTTGCACCAAGGTCGGGACGCAGGAAATGGGCGACGCAGTAGTCGCCGCGCTGCGGAATCTGTAA
- the asd gene encoding aspartate-semialdehyde dehydrogenase, whose protein sequence is MKRVGLIGWRGMVGSVLMQRMLEEQDFDLIEPVFFTTSNVGGQGPSVGKDIAPLKDAYNIEELKTLDVILTCQGGDYTSEVFPKLREAGWQGYWIDAASSLRMQDDAVIILDPVNRKVIDQQLDAGTKNYVGGNCTVSLMLMGLGGLFEAGLVEWMSAMTYQAASGAGAQNMRELIKQMGATHAAVADQLADPASAILDIDRRVAEAMRSDAYPTENFGVPLAGSLIPWIDKELPNGQSREEWKAQAETNKILGRFKNPIPVDGICVRIGAMRCHSQALTIKLNKDVPIADIEGLISQHNPWVKLVPNSREISMQELSPTKVTGTLNVPVGRLRKLNMGTQYLGAFTVGDQLLWGAAEPLRRMLRILLER, encoded by the coding sequence ATGAAACGTGTAGGTCTGATCGGTTGGCGCGGTATGGTCGGTTCCGTGCTCATGCAGCGGATGCTGGAAGAGCAGGATTTCGATCTTATTGAGCCGGTGTTTTTCACCACTTCGAATGTCGGTGGCCAAGGGCCGTCCGTGGGCAAGGATATCGCCCCGCTCAAGGACGCCTACAACATTGAAGAGCTGAAGACCCTCGACGTCATTCTGACCTGCCAGGGTGGCGACTACACCAGTGAAGTCTTCCCCAAACTGCGCGAAGCCGGCTGGCAGGGCTACTGGATCGACGCCGCGTCCAGCCTGCGTATGCAGGACGACGCGGTGATCATCCTCGACCCGGTCAACCGCAAGGTCATCGACCAGCAGCTTGACGCCGGCACCAAGAACTATGTCGGCGGCAACTGCACCGTCAGCCTGATGCTGATGGGCCTGGGTGGCCTGTTCGAAGCCGGGCTGGTGGAGTGGATGAGCGCCATGACCTATCAGGCGGCCTCCGGTGCCGGCGCGCAGAACATGCGTGAGCTGATCAAGCAGATGGGCGCGACCCACGCGGCCGTCGCCGATCAACTGGCCGACCCGGCCAGCGCGATCCTCGACATCGACCGCCGTGTGGCCGAGGCCATGCGCAGCGACGCCTACCCGACCGAGAACTTCGGCGTGCCCTTGGCCGGCAGCCTGATCCCGTGGATCGACAAGGAACTGCCGAACGGCCAGAGCCGCGAAGAGTGGAAGGCCCAGGCCGAGACCAACAAGATCCTCGGGCGCTTCAAGAACCCGATCCCGGTGGACGGTATCTGTGTGCGGATCGGCGCCATGCGCTGCCACAGCCAGGCGCTGACCATCAAGCTCAACAAAGACGTGCCGATCGCCGACATCGAAGGGCTGATCAGCCAGCACAACCCGTGGGTCAAGCTGGTGCCGAACAGCCGCGAAATCAGCATGCAGGAGCTGAGCCCGACCAAGGTCACAGGCACCCTGAATGTACCGGTGGGCCGTCTGCGCAAGCTGAACATGGGCACCCAGTACCTGGGCGCCTTCACTGTAGGTGACCAGCTGCTGTGGGGCGCGGCCGAGCCGCTGCGCCGGATGTTGCGGATCCTGCTGGAGCGTTGA
- the leuD gene encoding 3-isopropylmalate dehydratase small subunit, which produces MRAFTQHTGLVAPLDRANVDTDQIIPKQFLKSIKRTGFGPNLFDEWRYLDVGYAYQDNSKRPLNKDFVLNAERYQGASVLLARENFGCGSSREHAPWALEEYGFRSIIAPSYADIFFNNSFKNGLLPIILSDAEVDELFQQVEANVGYQLTVDLAAQTVTRPDGKVYHFEVDAFRKHCLINGLDDIGLTLQDGEAIAAFEAKHRASQPWLFRDA; this is translated from the coding sequence ATGAGAGCTTTTACCCAACACACCGGTCTTGTCGCGCCGTTGGACCGTGCCAACGTGGACACCGACCAGATCATCCCCAAGCAGTTCTTGAAGTCGATCAAGCGCACCGGTTTCGGCCCGAACCTGTTCGATGAGTGGCGCTACCTGGACGTGGGCTACGCCTACCAGGACAACTCCAAGCGCCCGTTGAACAAGGATTTTGTGCTCAACGCCGAGCGCTATCAGGGCGCCAGCGTGTTGTTGGCCCGGGAAAACTTCGGTTGCGGCTCCAGCCGTGAACACGCGCCGTGGGCCCTGGAAGAATATGGCTTTCGCAGCATTATTGCGCCGAGCTACGCCGACATCTTCTTCAACAACAGCTTCAAGAACGGCTTGCTGCCGATCATCTTGAGCGATGCCGAAGTGGACGAGTTGTTCCAGCAAGTGGAAGCCAATGTCGGCTACCAGTTGACCGTCGACCTCGCCGCACAGACCGTGACCCGTCCGGATGGCAAGGTGTACCACTTTGAAGTGGATGCCTTCCGCAAACACTGCCTGATCAATGGCCTGGACGATATCGGCCTGACCTTGCAGGACGGCGAGGCGATTGCCGCGTTTGAAGCCAAGCACCGGGCCAGCCAGCCTTGGTTGTTTCGTGATGCGTAA